ACGAGGAGGGCGATTCTCCCAGAGTTACACCCGCGACGGTCTCGCCACCGGCAGCAAATCCGGCGCGGCCGGCAAGACGAGCGGCATAGACAACTCATCATTTATGTCTGATCAATCTGTAACAAGGTCGTTCGAATCCGATCCTCAATTCTATTGCCCTGAAGTCTCATGAATCGCCAAAGACAAACGATTGAACTGCTGCAGCTCCTGGGTGACGACGTCGCCGAAGCTGTTCTTGCGCAGTTAAATCCGAGTAAGGCAAGTGTCATTCGGGAAGGAATCTCAAAGCCACCGGGAGAAGTGCTGTTTCGCCCAAAACGACAGAGAGCCATTCTTGATGAATTCGACGAATTCTTTCAGTTTGCGCTCCGTGCAGGACTGCAAAAGCTGTACGAGAAGCCGGCGGACGATGAGCTGAGCGATACCGAAAATGGAAAGGGAAGTGGCGATGGAGAATCGGATGATGAATCCGCCGAACCCGGGCCTCCCGTCTTTGAACTGACGGGAGATCCGATTGTCGATTTGCGTTCGCTCAGCATCTCGCAGCTCGGCCAGGCGCTGGAGACAGAGCAACCTCGAACCTCCGCGATTCTGCTCGCGAATCTGGAACCGAAACTGGCGGCGGACACGCTGAGCGTTTTGCCGGATGACTATCGTCAGTCGGTGGTCAAGGAACTCAGCCGGGAACAGCATGCTCCACAGATCCTTGTGGAACGGATCGCCCGCGCCACGCTGCAACGAGGCCGAAGCCTTTCTCCAGAGCCGCCTGACCGTCGTGAACACGTGGACCGACTTGCGGATGTCCTGCGTTCGGTACCGAAGAACCAGCGGATGGCGATGGTTAACGCGATCGAAGAACAGGACGCGGAACTCCACAAGGCATTGATGAAGAAAATGTATCGATTCGATGACCTGCTGAACCTGGACGGCAAGCTGATACAGCGAATCCTGGGCGAAATTGATGGGACAACGTTAACGACGGCATTGTTCAATGCGCCGGCAAACATTCGTGAATCGGTGCTGACAAATCTATCACGACGTGCGCGGCAGTCCATTGAGGAAGAGATGGAGTTTATGACTCAGGTTCCTGAGTCACGAATCCGGGAAGCTCGTGAAAGTGTTGCGGAAGTTATTGCTCGTGTGGACCAGGAAACCGAGTAAAGGGTACGCCGCATGAAACGCATCCGCGTCAATCTCAATCGTTCTCCGACATCCGTTCGTTATCAGGGACGGATTGTCGGTTTGTCTGATATGGCGGCGGCCGCTCGGTTCTCGAATCCGGGGGCCGGACAGAGTGGCGCTCGTCCCCGGACTGCCGGTGCCCCTGCGAATGGGCGTGGCAGTACAGCTTCTGCGGAAGAATCAGTGCCGGATGCAGCCCCTCAATTCACGCCTGAGCAAAAAGAGAAGCAGGCTGCAAAGGCGCGTGCAGACAAGATGCGGCAGTTGCATGAACTCATGACGACCGTGGCGGAATCTGTGACAGAGTTGCAGGAACAACAACGGCAGTCTCTGGACGAACTGCAGCATGTCGCCGTTGAATTGGCTGTTGTGGCGGCCTCCTGGTTGACCGGAGTCGCTATTGATGCGGGGCAGTTTGCAGTGGATGACATCATTCGGCTCGCACTGAAACGAATGGAGGCCGATACGCCGGTGCGTGTCTGTCTGCACCCGCTGGATTCAGCACTCCTGAACGAATTACTGAATGAGCCGGAGAACAAGGACCTGCAGTCGCAGTTTACCTGTGCGGAAGACTCCGGCTTGAAGCGTGGCTCGTGTCGAATTGAATCGGGGCGGAAGTTACTGGTGT
This genomic interval from Planctomycetaceae bacterium contains the following:
- a CDS encoding FliG C-terminal domain-containing protein, translated to MNRQRQTIELLQLLGDDVAEAVLAQLNPSKASVIREGISKPPGEVLFRPKRQRAILDEFDEFFQFALRAGLQKLYEKPADDELSDTENGKGSGDGESDDESAEPGPPVFELTGDPIVDLRSLSISQLGQALETEQPRTSAILLANLEPKLAADTLSVLPDDYRQSVVKELSREQHAPQILVERIARATLQRGRSLSPEPPDRREHVDRLADVLRSVPKNQRMAMVNAIEEQDAELHKALMKKMYRFDDLLNLDGKLIQRILGEIDGTTLTTALFNAPANIRESVLTNLSRRARQSIEEEMEFMTQVPESRIREARESVAEVIARVDQETE
- a CDS encoding FliH/SctL family protein, whose translation is MKRIRVNLNRSPTSVRYQGRIVGLSDMAAAARFSNPGAGQSGARPRTAGAPANGRGSTASAEESVPDAAPQFTPEQKEKQAAKARADKMRQLHELMTTVAESVTELQEQQRQSLDELQHVAVELAVVAASWLTGVAIDAGQFAVDDIIRLALKRMEADTPVRVCLHPLDSALLNELLNEPENKDLQSQFTCAEDSGLKRGSCRIESGRKLLVSDMESRLEEIRRLWMENLDESQIERRGDGSHGRALRRFPDRRETA